Proteins found in one Amycolatopsis umgeniensis genomic segment:
- the menC gene encoding o-succinylbenzoate synthase, with the protein MKIELVELLEVRLPLVRPFRTSCGIDTERRTMLLHVVTDAAEGWAEFGGDPEPMYSPEFAAGAERVLADHLVPRVAALDRLTAARLAGAMAPVKGNPMAKALLETAILDAECRAHAMPLATYLGAVRDRVAAGVSVGITDTIADLLETVSGYLEQGYVRIKLKIEPGWDLEPVRAVRREFGDEVALQVDANTAYSLTDAEHLRGLDDFGLVQIEQPLAEDDLRGHAELAKLLRTPLCLDESIHSARDAATAIALGACRIVNIKPSRVGGYLEARRIHDVCVAQGIPVWCGGMLETGVGRAQNLALAALPGFVLPNDISASSRYYAEDLTDAFRLDGGSLSVPDGPGSGVTVLPAVLGRHTVRTRKLSVR; encoded by the coding sequence GTGAAAATCGAACTCGTCGAACTCCTGGAGGTCCGCCTTCCGCTAGTCCGTCCATTCAGGACCTCGTGCGGAATCGACACCGAGCGGCGCACCATGCTGCTGCACGTGGTGACGGATGCCGCCGAAGGCTGGGCGGAGTTCGGCGGCGACCCCGAACCGATGTACAGCCCGGAGTTCGCCGCAGGTGCCGAACGAGTCCTGGCCGATCACCTCGTGCCGAGGGTCGCCGCGCTGGACCGGCTGACCGCCGCCCGCCTCGCCGGCGCGATGGCCCCGGTCAAAGGGAATCCCATGGCCAAGGCGCTGCTCGAAACGGCGATCCTCGACGCCGAATGCCGCGCGCACGCGATGCCACTGGCGACCTACCTGGGCGCGGTGCGCGACCGTGTCGCCGCGGGGGTGTCCGTCGGGATCACGGACACGATCGCGGATCTGCTGGAAACGGTGTCCGGCTACCTGGAGCAGGGTTACGTCCGGATCAAGCTCAAGATCGAACCGGGCTGGGACCTCGAACCCGTTCGCGCGGTCCGCCGCGAGTTCGGCGACGAGGTGGCGCTGCAGGTCGACGCGAACACCGCCTACTCGCTCACCGACGCCGAACACCTGCGCGGGCTCGACGACTTCGGCCTCGTCCAGATCGAGCAACCGCTCGCGGAAGACGATCTGCGCGGTCATGCCGAGCTCGCGAAACTCCTGCGCACACCCCTCTGTCTCGACGAGTCGATCCACTCCGCGCGCGACGCCGCCACCGCGATCGCCTTGGGCGCCTGCCGCATCGTCAACATCAAACCCAGCCGGGTCGGGGGCTACCTCGAGGCCCGGCGGATCCACGATGTCTGTGTCGCGCAAGGGATCCCCGTCTGGTGCGGGGGAATGCTGGAGACCGGTGTCGGCCGCGCGCAGAACCTCGCGCTCGCCGCGCTGCCCGGATTCGTGCTGCCGAACGACATCTCCGCCTCCAGCCGTTACTACGCCGAGGATCTCACCGACGCGTTCCGGCTCGACGGCGGCTCACTGTCCGTTCCGGACGGTCCGGGCAGCGGCGTGACCGTCCTGCCCGCCGTGCTCGGCCGCCACACCGTCAGGACGCGGAAGTTGTCTGTCCGCTGA
- a CDS encoding tetratricopeptide repeat protein yields MTADLPSWARRLRAMREAHGWTLTDVAQRMREHIDEPLPEIGDLCHRWKAWERGEDKPDTFFQPMVATTLGTVTAALFPPHARPSALNPTGMDDLEIVSRLQASDVNEATLEAVRITVDRLCSEYARRPPAELIPEGRRWLRLLLKLPRLTLRQQRDVHELAGWLALLVGCLEYDLGDRTSAEASRRSALSLGRESGSGGILGWAHEMRAWFSLTRGDYRDVTLAAKAGQAVAGNHSVSVQLAAQEAKAWARMGRRKEMRAALEKGRKLLDAMPYPDNIDNHFVVDPNKFDFYSMDCYRHVGENDLARELSEEVIRASTGFDRSERWPMRIAEAQITLGVVAAREGDLDEAIGLGRRALDGERKSLPSLVLVAQDLSDVLRERFGGEPEAASYLDRLRVVARRV; encoded by the coding sequence ATGACTGCCGATCTTCCGTCGTGGGCCCGGCGCCTTCGCGCCATGCGCGAGGCACACGGCTGGACGCTGACCGACGTCGCCCAGCGAATGCGCGAGCACATCGACGAGCCTTTGCCGGAAATCGGCGATCTCTGTCACCGATGGAAGGCGTGGGAGCGAGGCGAGGACAAGCCCGACACCTTCTTCCAGCCGATGGTCGCGACGACGCTCGGCACCGTGACCGCGGCCCTGTTCCCGCCACACGCCCGCCCAAGCGCGCTCAACCCGACAGGCATGGACGATCTGGAGATCGTCAGCCGGCTTCAGGCCTCCGACGTCAACGAAGCCACGCTCGAAGCCGTCCGGATCACGGTCGACAGGCTGTGTTCCGAGTACGCGCGACGCCCTCCGGCCGAGCTGATCCCCGAAGGTCGACGATGGCTCCGTCTCCTGCTCAAATTGCCGAGACTGACCCTTCGGCAGCAACGAGACGTGCACGAACTGGCGGGCTGGCTCGCTCTGCTGGTCGGATGCCTGGAGTACGACCTCGGCGATCGCACGTCGGCGGAAGCGAGCCGCAGGTCAGCCCTCAGCCTCGGACGAGAATCCGGCAGCGGTGGAATCCTGGGCTGGGCTCACGAGATGCGTGCCTGGTTCTCGTTGACACGAGGCGACTACCGCGACGTCACGCTCGCGGCGAAGGCGGGTCAAGCCGTCGCGGGCAACCACAGCGTTTCGGTCCAGCTCGCCGCGCAAGAAGCGAAAGCGTGGGCCCGCATGGGCCGCCGAAAGGAGATGCGAGCCGCTCTGGAGAAGGGGCGCAAGCTTCTCGATGCGATGCCGTACCCGGACAACATCGACAACCACTTCGTCGTGGACCCGAACAAGTTCGACTTCTACTCGATGGACTGCTACCGCCACGTCGGCGAGAACGACCTCGCGCGTGAGCTGTCGGAAGAAGTCATCAGGGCGAGTACCGGTTTCGACCGAAGCGAACGCTGGCCGATGCGGATCGCCGAAGCTCAGATCACCCTCGGCGTCGTCGCGGCTCGCGAAGGAGACCTCGACGAGGCGATCGGTCTCGGCCGACGCGCACTCGACGGGGAGCGCAAGTCACTCCCCTCCCTCGTGCTCGTCGCGCAGGACCTCTCCGACGTCCTGCGCGAGCGGTTCGGCGGCGAACCGGAGGCCGCGTCCTACCTCGACCGGCTTCGCGTCGTCGCAAGGCGGGTTTGA
- a CDS encoding FAD-dependent oxidoreductase: MRLGETAVVLGGSAAGLCTAGALAPYFDQVLVLERDKLPAEAEHRRGVPQSKHPHFLLNSGRRAIGELFPGFEDDLIAAGGLHLMPSMDAAYLDGAGWSARKRSAMTMIYGSRILIERVLRDKVRALSGVVIREGVTVCGLTTRAGEVTGVGFSTRDGDEHVDADFVVDAMGRGSSAGAWLAAAGWPEPEVRTLDAKVTYTSRWYDLPSRDERPASWWWRHLVIMPTPDRGEHPAEHEFLVNFFPIEGNRVIACMGSWGLEMPRTTEAFVESARRVRTPLFSAAMDRSTPTSEVHLTRSTGNKWRRYDRLRTPPERLAFIGDSICAFNPFYAQGISSAAGSALLLRQHLSCADRLDTRFSARFLAAQRKLLAVPWSLAMARDQGYACAVGTEKAGEWKRRLLAAVSGPAFRLIVGAAREDDVVDEHFAKVFNLDESLRDMMTNPRVLVGLLRYRIRAALGRHRVPFDFDPRAEPPVMDYSPAVSR, encoded by the coding sequence ATGCGACTCGGTGAAACCGCCGTCGTCCTCGGTGGCAGTGCCGCCGGTCTCTGCACCGCGGGCGCCCTCGCCCCGTACTTCGACCAGGTCCTGGTGCTCGAACGCGACAAGCTCCCGGCCGAGGCCGAACACCGGCGCGGAGTTCCGCAGAGCAAACACCCGCACTTCCTGCTGAACTCGGGCCGCCGCGCGATCGGCGAGCTGTTCCCCGGGTTCGAGGACGATCTCATCGCCGCCGGGGGACTGCATCTCATGCCGTCCATGGACGCCGCCTATCTCGACGGAGCGGGCTGGTCGGCGCGGAAACGCAGCGCGATGACGATGATCTACGGCTCGCGGATCCTCATCGAGCGCGTACTGCGCGACAAGGTCCGTGCCCTGTCCGGGGTCGTGATCCGCGAAGGCGTGACGGTGTGCGGGCTGACCACCCGGGCCGGCGAGGTCACCGGGGTCGGGTTCTCCACCCGCGACGGCGACGAGCACGTCGACGCCGATTTCGTGGTGGACGCGATGGGCCGCGGCTCCTCCGCCGGTGCCTGGCTGGCGGCCGCGGGGTGGCCTGAGCCCGAGGTCCGGACCCTCGACGCCAAGGTCACCTACACCTCGCGCTGGTACGACCTGCCGTCCCGCGACGAGAGGCCCGCGTCCTGGTGGTGGCGGCATCTGGTGATCATGCCGACCCCCGACAGGGGCGAGCATCCCGCCGAGCACGAGTTCCTGGTCAACTTCTTCCCCATCGAGGGGAACCGCGTCATCGCCTGCATGGGTTCGTGGGGGCTCGAGATGCCCCGCACCACCGAGGCGTTCGTCGAGTCGGCCCGCCGCGTTCGGACGCCGCTGTTCTCGGCCGCGATGGACCGGTCGACCCCGACGTCGGAGGTACATCTGACCCGGTCGACAGGCAACAAATGGCGCCGCTACGACCGTCTGCGCACCCCGCCGGAACGCCTGGCGTTCATCGGTGACTCGATCTGCGCGTTCAACCCGTTCTACGCGCAGGGGATCAGTTCCGCCGCGGGCTCGGCACTGCTGCTGCGACAGCACCTCTCCTGCGCGGACCGTCTCGACACGCGATTCTCCGCCCGCTTCCTCGCCGCGCAACGGAAACTGCTCGCCGTCCCGTGGAGCCTGGCGATGGCGAGGGATCAGGGGTACGCCTGCGCTGTCGGTACCGAGAAAGCGGGGGAGTGGAAGCGACGTCTCCTCGCGGCGGTGTCCGGTCCGGCGTTCCGGCTCATCGTCGGCGCGGCCCGCGAGGACGACGTGGTCGACGAACACTTCGCGAAGGTGTTCAACCTCGACGAATCCCTGCGCGACATGATGACGAACCCGCGGGTGCTCGTGGGGCTCCTGCGCTACCGGATCCGCGCCGCGCTCGGGCGGCACCGGGTTCCGTTCGACTTCGACCCCCGGGCCGAGCCGCCGGTCATGGACTACTCGCCGGCGGTCTCCCGGTGA
- a CDS encoding TetR/AcrR family transcriptional regulator, which translates to MGHHGWQGNPPGTEREARRRIVEAATACIDRVGLAKTSLSDVAAEAGITRQTVYRYFPSLADILGAVALDRVEEFAGRMGRHLASFGSAAEVAVESVVFGVRAVPDEPYLGLLLKAGEADVFTVAVTSSQSFSLGARILRNVSVEWAAAGVESDEDFEGLAEMLMRLFLSFLQYPSEPAHTDDELRALVRRWIGPALDG; encoded by the coding sequence ATGGGGCACCACGGATGGCAGGGCAACCCGCCCGGAACCGAGCGCGAGGCACGCCGCCGGATCGTCGAGGCGGCGACGGCGTGCATCGACCGCGTCGGCCTCGCCAAGACCAGCCTCTCCGACGTCGCCGCGGAAGCAGGCATCACCCGGCAGACCGTCTATCGCTACTTCCCGAGCCTGGCCGACATCCTCGGCGCGGTCGCACTGGACCGGGTCGAGGAGTTCGCCGGGCGGATGGGGCGGCATCTGGCCTCGTTCGGCAGCGCCGCCGAGGTCGCCGTGGAATCCGTGGTGTTCGGCGTCCGGGCGGTCCCCGACGAGCCGTATCTGGGACTGCTGCTGAAAGCGGGCGAAGCCGACGTCTTCACCGTGGCTGTCACGTCGTCGCAGTCCTTCTCCCTCGGCGCGCGGATCCTGCGGAACGTCTCGGTCGAGTGGGCCGCGGCGGGCGTCGAGTCCGATGAGGACTTCGAAGGGCTCGCGGAGATGTTGATGCGCCTGTTCCTCTCGTTCCTGCAGTACCCCTCGGAGCCCGCGCACACCGACGACGAATTGCGCGCCCTCGTTCGCCGCTGGATCGGACCCGCGCTGGACGGCTGA
- a CDS encoding serine hydrolase domain-containing protein, with protein MRGWTSVAATLAVTASLVAVPVASAAAPRCDPKPIQTALGALKKVGVPGVVVTVKSPRCGVWTGGVGVADRATGRKVTGGEHSRIGSNTKTWTATVVLQLVGEGKIDLDDTVEDFFPKLIRTKDYDGRKITVRQLLQQTSGLPDFLDAPFWEDEEAHRWDHIEPMRTVRQALALPPPDDRAPSGFAYSNTNYNLAGLIVTKVTGRDIGTEITQRIIRPLGLCGTSWPGDRTTLPKPELRSYVNRDGVLADRTEWNTSDADASGALISTGADATVFWNALLTGKLLAPAQLAEMKKTVDDGSGEGYGLGVERYELTPGLVTWGHSGGMPGGHEFRNAVTEDGERSVTFLINTDEYKWQDVDVAIGDLIRDIR; from the coding sequence ATGCGAGGTTGGACCAGTGTCGCCGCGACCTTGGCGGTCACGGCTTCTTTGGTGGCGGTGCCCGTCGCGTCGGCCGCCGCGCCGCGATGTGACCCCAAGCCCATCCAGACAGCGTTGGGAGCGTTGAAGAAAGTCGGTGTCCCAGGGGTCGTCGTGACGGTGAAGAGCCCGCGCTGCGGCGTCTGGACCGGCGGTGTCGGCGTCGCCGACCGGGCGACGGGACGCAAGGTCACCGGCGGCGAACACAGCCGGATCGGCAGCAACACCAAGACCTGGACGGCCACCGTCGTGCTCCAGCTCGTCGGTGAAGGCAAGATCGATCTCGACGACACCGTCGAGGACTTCTTCCCGAAACTCATCCGCACCAAGGATTACGACGGGCGGAAGATCACGGTCCGGCAGCTTCTCCAGCAGACCAGCGGCCTGCCCGACTTCCTCGACGCGCCGTTCTGGGAAGACGAGGAGGCGCACCGCTGGGATCACATCGAGCCCATGCGGACGGTCCGGCAGGCGCTGGCCCTGCCCCCGCCCGATGACCGGGCCCCGTCGGGCTTCGCCTACTCCAACACCAACTACAACCTGGCGGGCTTGATCGTCACGAAGGTCACCGGCCGCGACATCGGCACCGAGATCACGCAACGGATCATCAGACCCCTGGGCCTGTGCGGCACCAGCTGGCCCGGCGACCGGACCACGCTCCCCAAGCCGGAGCTGCGGAGCTATGTGAACAGGGACGGGGTTCTGGCCGACAGGACGGAATGGAACACGTCCGACGCCGACGCGTCGGGAGCGCTGATCTCGACGGGCGCCGACGCGACAGTCTTCTGGAACGCGTTGCTGACCGGGAAACTGCTGGCGCCCGCCCAGCTCGCCGAGATGAAGAAGACCGTCGATGACGGTTCGGGTGAGGGCTACGGCCTGGGCGTCGAGCGCTACGAGCTCACTCCTGGCCTCGTCACCTGGGGCCACAGTGGCGGTATGCCCGGCGGTCACGAGTTCCGCAACGCCGTCACCGAAGACGGCGAGCGGTCCGTGACCTTCCTGATCAACACGGACGAGTACAAGTGGCAGGACGTCGACGTCGCCATCGGCGACCTCATCCGCGACATCCGCTGA
- a CDS encoding HEAT repeat domain-containing protein, protein MNTTQRTSPDRRLLDALSSESSSTRLQAALAAGTHPDAGFVDTLVTRCAIEPDFFVRDMLTWALTRLPGETTVPALLAELGSEVAQARSQALHTLSKIGDRAAWPAITRSLLHDADDEVARSAWRAAVVLVPDGERKELAGDLAAQLGRGDRKVRLSLSRALVALGDEIEPALRTGLASADPEVHAHARATERLLRDPDAAFDPAVDEAKRIFALGPERAGGA, encoded by the coding sequence ATGAACACGACACAGAGGACTTCGCCGGACAGGCGGCTGCTCGACGCTTTGAGCTCCGAGAGCTCGTCGACGCGGCTCCAGGCGGCCCTGGCGGCCGGGACGCACCCGGACGCCGGGTTCGTCGACACGCTTGTGACGCGGTGCGCGATCGAGCCGGACTTCTTCGTGCGAGACATGCTGACCTGGGCGTTGACCCGCTTGCCAGGGGAGACCACGGTGCCGGCGCTCCTGGCGGAGCTCGGATCCGAGGTCGCTCAGGCCCGGAGCCAGGCGTTGCACACGCTGTCCAAGATCGGGGACCGCGCCGCGTGGCCCGCGATCACCCGGTCGCTGCTGCACGACGCCGACGACGAGGTCGCGCGAAGCGCTTGGCGTGCCGCTGTCGTCCTCGTCCCCGACGGGGAGCGGAAGGAGCTGGCCGGGGACCTGGCGGCACAACTCGGCCGCGGCGACCGGAAGGTGCGGCTGAGTCTCAGCAGGGCGCTCGTCGCGCTCGGAGACGAGATCGAGCCCGCCCTGAGGACCGGGCTGGCGAGCGCCGACCCGGAGGTGCACGCGCATGCCCGTGCCACGGAGCGGCTCCTGCGTGACCCGGACGCCGCTTTCGACCCGGCCGTAGACGAGGCGAAGCGGATCTTCGCGCTCGGCCCGGAACGAGCAGGAGGAGCGTGA
- a CDS encoding MerR family transcriptional regulator — protein MLIGEVARRSGVSSRMLRHYDSLGLVRPTGRTFGGYREYSEEDIRRIFHVESLRSLGLSLRQIGRALEDPAFEPSDLVGDLIRRTEERLKREQELLDRLRTVDASSPTGWEGVLRIVELLHGLNSPHSARRQQTVLAPAEDVPVPTELLAGAVLAEADPNVAGALRWALARAGGDGVASLATGARSEDVDVRRRAVHAIAGMPGDEAAAVLTEALDDPDTTVRGRAALALGSRGRTAAVPSLVRMVVEGTTDVEAAEVLGTLARDADRADRIMSALTGELASPTADPATRIRLTQALAEMPPVLAQGVLRHLADDHDPTVARLASALAGVLERRESDG, from the coding sequence ATGCTGATCGGTGAGGTGGCGCGCCGCTCGGGGGTGAGCAGCCGGATGCTCCGGCATTACGACTCCCTCGGGCTGGTGCGGCCGACGGGCCGCACTTTCGGCGGCTACCGCGAGTACTCCGAGGAGGACATCCGCCGGATCTTCCATGTGGAGAGCCTGCGGTCCCTCGGCTTGTCGCTGCGCCAGATCGGGCGCGCTCTGGAGGATCCCGCCTTCGAGCCGTCCGATCTGGTCGGCGACCTCATCCGGCGGACCGAGGAGCGGCTGAAGCGGGAGCAGGAGTTGCTCGATCGGCTTCGTACCGTCGATGCCTCGTCGCCGACCGGCTGGGAGGGCGTGCTCCGCATCGTCGAGCTCCTGCACGGGCTCAACTCGCCTCACTCCGCGCGACGGCAGCAGACCGTCCTCGCCCCGGCCGAGGACGTGCCGGTGCCCACCGAGCTGCTGGCCGGGGCGGTCCTCGCCGAGGCCGATCCGAACGTCGCCGGAGCCCTGAGGTGGGCACTCGCCAGGGCGGGTGGCGACGGCGTGGCGAGCCTGGCGACCGGCGCGCGTTCAGAGGATGTCGACGTCCGGCGACGCGCGGTCCACGCGATCGCCGGGATGCCCGGTGACGAGGCGGCCGCGGTGCTGACGGAGGCGCTCGACGACCCGGACACGACGGTCCGCGGCCGTGCCGCGCTGGCCTTGGGTTCGCGCGGCCGGACCGCGGCCGTACCGTCACTCGTCCGCATGGTGGTCGAGGGTACGACCGACGTCGAGGCTGCCGAGGTCCTCGGAACCCTGGCGCGCGACGCCGACCGCGCGGACCGGATCATGAGCGCGCTGACCGGCGAACTCGCCTCACCCACCGCGGATCCCGCGACGCGGATCCGCCTGACCCAGGCCCTCGCCGAGATGCCACCGGTCCTTGCCCAGGGCGTCCTGCGACATCTGGCCGACGACCACGATCCCACCGTCGCCCGGCTGGCGTCCGCCCTCGCGGGAGTGCTCGAACGCCGTGAGTCAGACGGCTGA